A region from the Bdellovibrionales bacterium genome encodes:
- the uvrB gene encoding excinuclease ABC subunit UvrB — translation MVSRSFQLVTPLTPAGDQPRAIRDITENIRAGSKHQVLLGVTGSGKTFTMANVIAELNLPALVLAPNKTLAAQLFAEFKELFPQNAVEYFVSYYDYYQPEAYIPSTDTFIEKDSAINEQIDRMRHAATHSLFERRDVIIVASVSCIYGLGSPEAYEGLMIRLEKNMDLRRDRFLRELVRIQYRRNDVDFHRGTFRVRGDVVDVLPPYEEEKAIRIEFFGDFVERICWVDPWRGTVLEDIDKIAIYPGSHYVSTEERAKVAVETIRDELRERIQYYRQQMRVLEAERIEQRTSYDLELMTEMGFCPGIENYSRHFTGREPGQAPPTLLEYFPSQFLTFIDESHVTVPQVGGMYRGDRARKLTLVDHGFRLPSALDNRPLNFQEFENYMDKVIYVSATPGEYEMSKSEGLIVEQIIRPTGLLDPVVEVRPARDQVDDLLGEIRTRSKKKERVLITTLTKRSAEDLTEYFEGLGVKVKYLHSDIKTVERTEIIRDLRLGIFDVLIGINLLREGLDIPEVSLVAITDADKEGFLRSERSLIQTIGRAARNANGMVILYGGTVTKSMQKAMDETNRRRLIQQNYNEEHGTTPTTIIKKVSKGLAEIYGFDLLANIQGEKTQARGKARESGRSGSKSYSKVSEPTKKYGMDSKGIAKEVERLRGEMKKAAKELEFEEAARIRDEIKRLEMRSILMQEGQVDSESLVALEGGFEPKENGD, via the coding sequence CTGGTAAGTAGAAGCTTTCAGCTTGTCACTCCTCTTACACCTGCCGGAGATCAGCCGCGGGCGATCCGTGATATCACTGAAAATATTCGTGCGGGATCCAAACATCAAGTTTTGCTCGGTGTGACGGGTTCCGGAAAAACCTTCACAATGGCAAATGTTATTGCGGAGCTCAACCTTCCGGCCCTGGTTTTGGCTCCCAATAAGACACTTGCAGCGCAGCTTTTTGCTGAGTTCAAAGAGCTTTTTCCTCAAAATGCAGTGGAGTATTTCGTCAGCTACTATGACTACTATCAGCCCGAAGCCTATATTCCATCCACCGATACCTTTATTGAAAAGGATTCGGCAATCAATGAGCAAATTGATCGCATGAGGCATGCGGCGACCCATTCTTTGTTTGAGCGGCGTGACGTCATCATTGTTGCTTCGGTCAGTTGCATATACGGACTTGGGTCTCCAGAGGCTTATGAAGGATTGATGATTCGCTTAGAAAAAAATATGGATCTGAGACGGGATCGTTTTTTAAGGGAGTTGGTCAGAATCCAATACCGGCGCAATGATGTGGATTTTCATCGAGGGACATTCAGAGTACGGGGAGATGTCGTTGATGTTCTACCTCCCTATGAGGAAGAAAAGGCCATTCGCATTGAATTTTTTGGGGACTTTGTTGAGCGAATTTGCTGGGTAGATCCGTGGCGCGGGACTGTCCTTGAGGATATCGATAAAATCGCAATCTATCCCGGAAGTCACTACGTGAGTACGGAAGAAAGAGCCAAGGTGGCCGTTGAAACTATTCGGGACGAACTCCGAGAGAGAATTCAATATTACCGACAGCAAATGAGGGTCTTGGAAGCGGAACGAATTGAGCAGCGCACTTCCTACGATCTAGAATTAATGACGGAGATGGGGTTTTGTCCGGGCATCGAAAATTATTCCCGCCACTTCACTGGGCGCGAGCCCGGACAGGCTCCACCGACTTTACTTGAGTATTTTCCCTCTCAGTTTCTGACCTTTATTGATGAATCCCATGTCACAGTTCCGCAAGTGGGAGGCATGTATCGAGGTGATCGAGCCAGAAAACTGACACTTGTCGATCATGGATTTAGGCTGCCCTCTGCGCTTGATAACCGACCCCTTAATTTTCAGGAATTTGAGAATTATATGGATAAGGTCATTTATGTGTCGGCCACGCCGGGTGAATATGAAATGTCCAAAAGTGAAGGCTTGATTGTAGAGCAGATCATTCGTCCCACTGGGCTACTTGATCCTGTGGTGGAAGTGCGTCCTGCCCGCGATCAGGTCGATGATTTGCTTGGAGAAATTCGGACGCGTTCAAAAAAGAAGGAAAGGGTGCTCATTACCACTTTAACCAAGCGTTCAGCGGAAGATCTTACCGAGTATTTCGAGGGTCTCGGTGTTAAAGTTAAATATCTCCACAGCGATATCAAGACAGTCGAGAGGACGGAGATCATCAGGGATTTGCGATTGGGTATTTTTGATGTTTTGATTGGGATCAATCTTTTGCGTGAGGGTTTAGATATTCCTGAGGTGAGTCTTGTGGCCATTACGGATGCTGACAAAGAAGGATTTTTGCGCTCAGAAAGATCTCTGATTCAAACAATTGGTCGGGCTGCGCGAAATGCAAATGGAATGGTGATTCTGTACGGTGGAACAGTGACAAAGTCGATGCAAAAGGCGATGGACGAGACAAATCGTCGACGCCTTATTCAACAGAACTATAACGAAGAGCATGGAACGACTCCGACGACCATTATTAAGAAAGTCAGCAAAGGTCTCGCCGAGATTTATGGTTTTGACTTGTTGGCGAATATCCAAGGTGAAAAGACGCAGGCAAGAGGGAAGGCCAGGGAGAGTGGCAGAAGTGGGTCAAAATCATACTCAAAGGTCTCTGAGCCTACAAAAAAGTATGGAATGGATTCTAAGGGAATTGCAAAAGAAGTGGAGCGCCTTCGTGGAGAAATGAAAAAAGCGGCCAAGGAATTGGAATTTGAAGAGGCGGCACGAATACGAGACGAAATCAAGCGACTCGAAATGCGCTCCATTCTCATGCAGGAGGGGCAGGTAGACAGCGAAAGTTTAGTGGCTTTGGAGGGTGGATTTGAACCTAAAGAAAACGGTGATTGA
- a CDS encoding CarD family transcriptional regulator yields MTSFNVGDNAVYPGHGVGQVTAIETKEILGSKQTFYTIQIVESGMKIMVPRNNAQTVGLRPIISKGEAAQVLDILRDTDVKVDNQTWNRRYREYMEKIKTGSVFEIAEVLRDLFVLKVDKELSFGERKMLDTARSLLLKELSLATSTDELRREGEIAAIFGL; encoded by the coding sequence ATGACTTCATTCAATGTTGGTGACAATGCCGTGTATCCTGGACACGGTGTTGGCCAAGTGACTGCAATCGAAACCAAAGAAATACTGGGTTCAAAACAGACGTTTTATACGATTCAGATTGTTGAATCTGGTATGAAAATTATGGTTCCAAGGAATAACGCACAGACGGTTGGATTAAGACCGATTATTTCTAAGGGTGAGGCCGCTCAAGTTCTCGACATTTTGCGTGATACCGATGTAAAGGTCGACAATCAGACCTGGAACCGTCGCTACCGCGAATACATGGAAAAAATCAAAACTGGATCTGTATTCGAGATTGCCGAAGTTTTGAGGGACCTTTTTGTCCTTAAAGTCGACAAGGAACTCTCATTTGGTGAGCGCAAGATGCTTGATACGGCTCGTAGCTTGCTTCTGAAAGAACTTTCTCTCGCGACGAGTACGGACGAGTTGAGGAGAGAGGGCGAGATCGCCGCTATTTTCGGACTTTAA
- the uvrC gene encoding excinuclease ABC subunit UvrC: MSEAKRELLKISIREFPESPGVYLMKNSNDKVIYVGKAKSLRARVRSYFNQSTDQSPKTVYLVNQIDSINYLITHTEVEAFLLEASLIKKFRPRYNIRLKDDKSYPYIRVSMTDDFPRFYLHRRVISDGSLYFGPYTNGGAVRDMIRFLNRSFKIRDCSDSFFAARKRPCMIYQIGRCSAPCTNLITKAQYLHEIKEALKFLRGGNKKLVRDLTQRMQLASREEKYESAARLRDSLRAISSVWERQSVVSINEEDIDVVAYHSDLGSTLIETLHIRSGRVIGNRSHFFPKLDVKKIGEDPREWMTSFLNQYYLDNVIPNEILLPVDLGGDIVKLLGDVFWERGKKRPRLIHALDEEGRRLMSMAESNAISHFKDQVKKREDHLAGLEEIKRKLLLPEFPRRIECFDISNFQGSQTVASQVVFEEGQPRPEEYRKYRINTVIGPNDFASMKEVLSRRLSHAEWEDPQLIVVDGGKGQLKIATEVLQELGRPEIPVVGLAKARTEGKFTDQEVHESQERFFLPGRQNPVTFRRGSSGLNILVQLRDEAHRVAITFHRGLRGKELLSSSLDKVRGLGEKKKKFLLTQFSSLEEIRRADVEELAALKGFNRAIAEGIVAALNESDPANEREKIEDV, translated from the coding sequence ATGAGCGAAGCGAAAAGGGAACTGCTAAAGATAAGTATAAGGGAATTTCCAGAGTCACCCGGCGTCTACTTAATGAAAAATTCGAATGATAAGGTTATTTACGTTGGAAAGGCAAAAAGTCTTCGAGCGAGGGTGAGATCTTATTTTAACCAGAGCACAGACCAGAGTCCCAAAACAGTCTATCTGGTTAACCAAATTGATTCCATTAATTATTTGATCACTCACACTGAGGTTGAGGCCTTTCTTCTTGAGGCCTCCTTGATCAAGAAGTTTCGCCCAAGATACAATATTAGGCTCAAGGACGATAAGTCTTATCCCTATATTCGAGTGAGCATGACTGATGATTTCCCTAGATTTTATTTGCATCGTCGTGTGATCAGCGATGGTTCTCTCTATTTTGGTCCTTATACCAACGGTGGTGCTGTTCGGGACATGATTCGGTTTCTGAATCGGAGCTTCAAAATTCGAGATTGCTCGGATTCATTTTTTGCGGCACGCAAACGTCCTTGTATGATTTATCAAATAGGTCGCTGTTCTGCTCCTTGCACAAATCTCATTACAAAGGCTCAATATCTGCATGAAATTAAGGAGGCCCTTAAGTTTTTGCGCGGCGGGAATAAAAAGCTGGTTCGAGACTTGACCCAGCGAATGCAGTTGGCCTCTAGAGAAGAAAAATATGAATCTGCCGCCAGATTGCGGGATAGTTTGAGAGCGATATCTTCGGTCTGGGAGAGGCAGAGTGTCGTCTCCATTAACGAAGAGGATATCGACGTTGTCGCCTACCACAGTGATTTGGGCAGTACCTTGATTGAGACTTTGCACATTCGTTCAGGTCGAGTGATCGGAAATCGCTCCCATTTTTTTCCGAAACTTGATGTGAAAAAGATAGGTGAAGATCCACGGGAGTGGATGACGTCATTCTTGAATCAGTACTATTTGGATAATGTGATACCTAATGAAATCTTACTTCCTGTCGATTTGGGCGGAGACATCGTTAAACTTCTGGGTGATGTGTTTTGGGAGCGTGGAAAAAAGCGACCCCGCTTGATTCATGCGTTGGATGAAGAGGGGCGAAGACTGATGAGCATGGCCGAATCCAATGCCATAAGCCATTTTAAAGACCAAGTTAAGAAAAGAGAAGATCATCTCGCGGGTCTGGAGGAAATTAAGCGGAAGTTGCTTCTTCCGGAGTTTCCGCGTCGGATAGAGTGTTTCGATATTTCTAACTTTCAAGGATCTCAAACTGTTGCCTCTCAGGTTGTGTTTGAGGAGGGGCAGCCGCGGCCGGAGGAGTATCGGAAATACAGAATAAACACGGTGATAGGTCCGAATGATTTTGCCTCAATGAAGGAGGTCTTGTCCCGGCGTCTGTCTCATGCGGAATGGGAGGATCCTCAACTGATCGTGGTCGATGGAGGAAAAGGACAATTAAAAATTGCGACCGAGGTTTTGCAGGAGCTCGGTCGGCCAGAAATTCCGGTAGTTGGGTTGGCCAAGGCGCGAACCGAGGGTAAGTTTACAGATCAGGAGGTCCATGAATCGCAGGAGCGCTTCTTTCTTCCCGGACGTCAAAATCCGGTGACCTTTCGTCGTGGATCGAGTGGCCTAAATATTTTGGTGCAACTGAGAGATGAGGCTCACCGGGTGGCCATTACCTTTCATCGCGGCCTCAGAGGAAAGGAGCTTCTCTCCTCTTCTCTTGACAAGGTGCGAGGTCTGGGCGAGAAGAAAAAGAAATTCCTCCTCACCCAGTTTTCTTCCCTCGAAGAGATTCGGAGGGCAGACGTCGAGGAACTTGCGGCCTTAAAGGGATTCAATCGAGCAATTGCTGAGGGTATCGTCGCTGCACTCAATGAATCCGACCCTGCTAATGAAAGGGAGAAAATTGAGGATGTTTAG
- a CDS encoding cysteine--tRNA ligase, whose protein sequence is MGLRILNTKTHLKEDFVPLKEGEVRMYVCGPTVYDLLHVGNFRGAIFFNLVRNWLEHKGFKVTYIYNYTDVDDKIIERAKKEGVSASEISEKYIREFKQDYASLKLRPHSRNPRVTEFMEEIIAFVSELIEKGMGYVENGDVYFDVHVFEKYGQLSNKNLEDLEAGHRVGVDERKRHPADFALWKSAKPGEPSWDSPWGAGRPGWHIECSAMARSLLGDTIDIHGGGLDLVFPHHENEVAQSEGCTGKTFVRYWMHNNMINFGDQKMSKSLGNVRTGRNFLEQYDPEILKFMMISSHYRSTVDLNTDQIHRAISGLARIYSAMAHAEAAIKTNLELVPLNEKFEVAIEKADKGIEEALDDDFNTPEAMARIFEIVRLYNSLSRTPGKMTPEKKAISEVFFHWLKNKGNLLALFQEGPAEYLRLLDDMLLTQMGLERRVIDGLVEERDRARSDKNWAESDRIRNDLTAKGIALQDSPEGTLWEVAK, encoded by the coding sequence TTGGGGTTGCGGATTTTAAATACTAAAACTCATTTGAAAGAAGACTTTGTTCCCTTGAAGGAGGGAGAGGTTCGCATGTATGTCTGCGGACCAACGGTCTATGATTTGCTTCATGTGGGAAATTTTCGGGGCGCTATATTTTTTAATTTGGTCCGCAATTGGCTTGAACATAAAGGATTTAAAGTCACTTACATTTACAACTATACAGATGTAGATGACAAAATAATCGAACGAGCAAAAAAGGAAGGTGTTTCTGCCAGCGAGATCTCTGAAAAATATATTCGGGAATTTAAACAGGATTATGCAAGTTTAAAATTGCGCCCTCATTCACGAAATCCGCGAGTGACTGAATTTATGGAGGAGATCATTGCCTTTGTCAGTGAGCTGATAGAAAAGGGAATGGGGTATGTCGAAAATGGCGATGTCTATTTTGATGTCCACGTATTTGAGAAGTATGGGCAGTTGAGTAATAAAAACCTGGAGGACCTAGAAGCAGGGCACAGAGTGGGAGTGGACGAGAGAAAAAGGCACCCGGCCGATTTTGCTCTTTGGAAATCAGCGAAGCCCGGCGAACCTTCCTGGGATTCTCCCTGGGGAGCTGGGCGTCCAGGCTGGCATATCGAGTGTTCGGCGATGGCGCGAAGCTTATTGGGAGACACGATTGATATTCATGGTGGTGGTCTTGACTTGGTCTTTCCGCATCATGAGAACGAAGTCGCTCAAAGTGAGGGCTGCACAGGAAAGACTTTTGTTCGATATTGGATGCACAATAACATGATTAACTTCGGTGATCAGAAGATGAGTAAATCTTTGGGGAATGTGCGCACCGGACGAAACTTTCTCGAGCAATACGATCCTGAAATTTTGAAATTCATGATGATTTCGTCTCACTATCGTAGCACTGTTGATTTAAATACCGATCAGATTCATCGCGCGATCTCGGGTTTGGCTCGCATTTACTCTGCGATGGCTCATGCGGAAGCAGCTATAAAAACCAATCTGGAATTGGTGCCTCTCAATGAAAAATTTGAAGTCGCAATTGAAAAGGCTGACAAGGGAATTGAAGAGGCGTTGGACGATGATTTCAATACACCTGAAGCAATGGCGCGAATCTTTGAAATAGTAAGGCTCTACAACAGTTTGAGCCGAACGCCTGGAAAAATGACTCCAGAAAAGAAGGCGATCTCTGAGGTATTTTTTCATTGGTTGAAAAACAAGGGAAATCTTCTCGCACTTTTTCAAGAAGGACCGGCTGAGTATTTACGCCTTCTCGATGATATGCTTCTGACTCAAATGGGCCTCGAAAGAAGGGTGATTGATGGATTGGTGGAAGAACGCGATCGGGCTCGATCGGATAAAAATTGGGCAGAGTCTGATAGAATTCGAAATGATTTGACGGCCAAGGGGATTGCCCTTCAGGACAGTCCAGAAGGGACCCTCTGGGAAGTAGCTAAATAA
- a CDS encoding glutamate--tRNA ligase, whose product MSISSPAFTSPLRVRFAPSPTGYLHVGGARTALYCYLIAKNRGGTFVLRVEDTDEARSTDESMQMQLADLEWLGLNWDEGPHPKTFQDMGPHGPYRQSQRKHIYRQYASQLLESGHAYYCFMTDAEMEAKRSLLHPEGQNVQFNSPYRDMSALEAKRRVEQGEPATIRFKTPLQKKNYVLKDLIRGEVVFPSDMVGDFVLVRSSGMPVYNFCCVVDDALMKITHVLRAEEHLSNTLRQMMIYEGLGIPLPEFGHLSIILGPDKQKLSKRHGATSCNEYRLSGFLPEALNNFIALLGWSSPNGQEIMSMKEMIEQMSLDRFNPSPAVFDDVKLRWVNATHLRALPHKELWGRLRPFLDEAGLHFSEDPEWQNRALSLMKSYMETLKDGVELFRPLSRGDFQVLPEAKETMAWESTPTVIAKWRELLIGFKAEYLSESDFLEIQEQVKSDCGAKGKFLFMPIRVAVLGKPHGAELKILVPLLEKSLLIERAEKVLSAFG is encoded by the coding sequence ATGAGTATCTCGTCTCCTGCATTCACATCCCCCTTGCGTGTTCGCTTTGCACCAAGCCCCACTGGCTATCTTCATGTTGGAGGGGCACGCACGGCTCTCTACTGCTATTTGATAGCTAAGAATCGGGGCGGGACCTTTGTCCTGAGGGTCGAAGACACGGATGAGGCGCGATCAACAGATGAATCCATGCAGATGCAGCTGGCAGATCTGGAATGGTTGGGTTTGAATTGGGACGAAGGTCCTCATCCAAAGACATTTCAAGATATGGGCCCGCATGGACCATATCGTCAGAGTCAAAGAAAGCATATTTATCGGCAATATGCCAGCCAGCTTCTGGAGAGCGGGCATGCCTACTACTGTTTTATGACAGATGCCGAAATGGAAGCAAAGAGGAGCCTCCTTCATCCGGAAGGGCAAAATGTGCAGTTCAATAGTCCTTACCGGGACATGTCAGCACTTGAGGCGAAACGGCGCGTTGAGCAGGGAGAGCCTGCGACAATCCGGTTTAAAACTCCTCTTCAAAAGAAGAACTATGTGCTGAAGGATCTGATTCGTGGAGAGGTGGTATTTCCATCTGACATGGTCGGAGATTTTGTCCTTGTCCGTTCGAGCGGAATGCCCGTCTATAATTTTTGTTGTGTGGTAGATGATGCGCTCATGAAAATCACCCACGTGCTAAGGGCGGAGGAGCACTTGAGCAATACCTTGCGCCAGATGATGATATACGAGGGCCTTGGGATTCCTCTTCCTGAGTTTGGGCATCTCTCTATTATATTGGGGCCTGACAAACAAAAACTGAGCAAGCGACACGGGGCAACCAGTTGCAATGAATACCGTCTGAGCGGATTTCTTCCCGAGGCCCTCAATAATTTTATCGCTCTTTTGGGATGGAGTTCGCCGAATGGGCAAGAAATCATGTCTATGAAGGAGATGATTGAGCAGATGAGTCTGGATCGGTTCAATCCATCGCCGGCTGTATTTGATGATGTGAAATTGAGGTGGGTCAATGCCACTCATCTGCGGGCATTGCCTCACAAAGAATTATGGGGGCGCCTCAGGCCTTTTCTGGACGAGGCAGGTCTTCACTTTTCTGAGGACCCCGAGTGGCAGAATAGAGCCCTGAGTCTCATGAAATCATACATGGAAACTCTAAAAGATGGGGTTGAACTTTTTCGCCCTTTGTCTAGGGGGGATTTCCAGGTGTTGCCTGAGGCCAAAGAGACGATGGCGTGGGAATCCACTCCGACTGTGATTGCAAAGTGGCGCGAGTTGCTGATTGGCTTTAAGGCTGAATACTTGAGTGAGAGCGACTTTTTGGAAATACAGGAGCAGGTCAAAAGTGATTGTGGCGCTAAGGGAAAATTCCTGTTTATGCCCATTAGAGTTGCGGTTCTTGGTAAACCTCATGGGGCAGAATTAAAGATTCTCGTGCCTTTACTGGAAAAAAGTCTTTTAATCGAACGAGCAGAAAAGGTTCTTTCTGCATTTGGCTGA
- a CDS encoding asparaginase — MNKKRIIVLTTGGTIEKSYDEQEGDLQNRESLLERKLLSRLRLPHTEVQFRVLMAKDSLHMTPSDREFIWQAILESFQHGIPIVVLHGTDTMALTLKYCFSKEASPPVPVLFTGAMKPVGFDDSDATQNFAEAMALAHYVEPGFYISFHNHLFAAPNVDKNKSTGTFESN, encoded by the coding sequence ATGAATAAGAAACGGATTATTGTGCTCACGACCGGCGGAACTATAGAAAAGTCCTACGATGAGCAAGAGGGAGATCTACAAAATCGCGAATCTCTCCTTGAGAGGAAGTTGTTGAGCCGTTTGCGCCTTCCGCATACGGAAGTTCAATTTAGAGTTTTGATGGCCAAGGACTCGCTACATATGACGCCTTCCGATCGCGAGTTCATTTGGCAGGCCATTTTAGAATCCTTTCAACACGGAATTCCCATTGTTGTTCTCCATGGGACCGATACGATGGCCTTGACCCTTAAATATTGTTTTTCAAAGGAAGCTTCACCCCCTGTACCGGTCCTATTTACCGGAGCAATGAAACCTGTGGGTTTTGATGATTCAGATGCCACACAAAACTTTGCAGAGGCCATGGCTCTGGCCCATTATGTTGAACCGGGCTTTTACATCTCTTTTCACAATCATCTGTTCGCAGCACCCAATGTCGATAAAAATAAATCAACAGGGACCTTTGAATCCAACTGA
- a CDS encoding fused MFS/spermidine synthase, translated as MMKKHFWLYLAFFLSGATSLVLEITWSKELSYILGNSLYSSATVVAAFMCGLSLGSWLLPKISWALRKPLRTYGFLQVAIGLLGLISIPIFRSTTPLFAWLYGMSTESPVLFLAIRFVITFTMMVLPVLFMGMTLPAVVGSLAQKGGESSSLAGRLYGVNTIGALVGTLLAGFFFIPNWGLLRTCIGVGIFDLLIGYWAIMIGPQTLKLEPIQAGRMISEGNSSLKTRGFELLFFVSGGLSIVFELSWFRMLSGILGATVHAFTNMLVVFLLGIGLGSVAGSALLKRSKNWRVEVFFIQAMIGICALVTLSFYDELPYWYGHLYLTLSGGESGFGYILSQLLVSSLIVLPSTFFMGAFFPYALHLYQELRASDCLSISTGRIYAFNTIGGVIGSLLTGFFLIPSLGVSSTISLASITGWLVAASFLFFLIPGTASRVKLKYFSLVSFLTFVCVLVVPPHDPLATNQGIYMSMATEGALEELEKQRENTPARLLYYKDGVHGSVAVTANEFSTGKIGLRISGKPVAGAGHGDRRHLMLLGQVPLLLHENPKTVAVVGLGTGITAGHVLSHQSVESVEILELEKSIVEASHYFNHVNGQPLADPRTKVIFEDGRIYLKYTNKKYDVITSDPISPLVSGAGNLYSREYYMEAAKKLNEGGVFCQWIQNEGLSENSYKMALKAIQEAFPYTYLFIYGYDSVAVGSNHPISLNWNRLERVYQSPSVQKMLDSEGLTSIYDLFGYFYGGKDQIKAFLKQSSIPNTDDNVKLEHNIPFDFYSKNRESVSQSLMIETSVGRLEAFKEMIPGGDPIQFLAHVIKYPPIFFSEVHEPIFTALKASAEKMKLPIESATLNQWQAVRLKKEDIAVEYEKLNRSVKEAMGEKDKNRLMGLLETALSFRHGTGYYTAGILLGEILIEKAQFAKVIEVSQKIKLDHPAYPEAYRLESEAYIQTNQLALAKATLAEGLIYSPDDPGLNNLHKSIPIQ; from the coding sequence ATGATGAAAAAGCATTTCTGGCTTTATTTGGCTTTCTTCCTTTCTGGGGCTACGAGTCTTGTTCTTGAAATTACTTGGTCAAAAGAATTATCCTATATATTGGGTAATTCTCTTTATAGCAGTGCCACGGTTGTTGCGGCCTTTATGTGCGGACTTTCTTTGGGGAGTTGGCTTTTGCCCAAAATTTCCTGGGCCCTTCGGAAACCACTCCGAACCTACGGATTTTTACAGGTTGCCATAGGCCTACTTGGTCTTATCTCTATTCCGATTTTTCGATCGACGACTCCTCTTTTTGCCTGGCTCTATGGGATGAGCACAGAAAGTCCAGTTTTGTTTCTTGCAATTCGCTTCGTGATAACGTTTACGATGATGGTTTTGCCCGTTCTCTTTATGGGAATGACCTTGCCGGCGGTGGTAGGTTCCTTAGCACAAAAAGGGGGAGAATCGAGCTCTTTGGCAGGTCGCCTGTATGGGGTGAATACAATAGGAGCACTCGTAGGAACCTTGTTGGCAGGGTTCTTTTTTATTCCCAATTGGGGTTTGTTAAGGACCTGCATAGGAGTCGGGATCTTTGATCTTCTGATTGGTTACTGGGCCATCATGATTGGCCCACAGACACTCAAGTTGGAACCAATTCAAGCAGGTAGAATGATCAGTGAGGGAAATTCAAGTCTCAAGACACGTGGTTTTGAATTATTGTTCTTTGTTTCAGGGGGCCTTTCGATTGTCTTTGAATTGTCGTGGTTTCGGATGTTGAGTGGAATACTGGGTGCGACTGTCCACGCCTTCACAAATATGTTGGTGGTATTTTTGCTCGGAATAGGACTTGGAAGTGTCGCGGGTTCGGCCCTTTTAAAGCGTTCAAAAAATTGGCGAGTAGAGGTATTTTTTATTCAAGCCATGATTGGAATCTGTGCGCTTGTGACTCTGTCATTTTATGATGAACTGCCTTATTGGTACGGTCATTTGTATTTGACATTATCTGGAGGAGAATCAGGTTTTGGGTACATTCTCTCTCAATTGCTGGTTTCCTCTCTGATTGTTTTACCAAGCACCTTTTTTATGGGAGCCTTTTTTCCCTATGCCTTGCATTTGTATCAAGAGCTTCGCGCGAGCGATTGTCTTTCGATCTCGACGGGGAGAATTTATGCCTTCAATACGATTGGAGGTGTTATTGGGAGTTTGTTGACAGGTTTTTTTCTTATTCCTTCACTTGGGGTCTCAAGCACCATAAGTCTAGCTTCAATCACGGGTTGGCTCGTCGCAGCTTCTTTTTTATTCTTTCTCATTCCGGGGACTGCTTCCAGAGTAAAACTCAAGTATTTTTCTTTGGTGTCTTTTCTGACCTTCGTTTGTGTTCTTGTTGTTCCTCCTCATGATCCCTTAGCGACGAATCAAGGCATCTATATGTCTATGGCAACAGAGGGAGCATTGGAGGAGTTAGAAAAGCAGAGAGAAAACACTCCGGCCCGACTCCTTTATTACAAAGATGGTGTTCACGGCAGTGTTGCGGTGACAGCTAATGAGTTTTCAACGGGAAAAATTGGCTTGCGGATTTCGGGAAAACCAGTTGCAGGAGCTGGACATGGGGATCGCAGGCACTTGATGCTTCTGGGGCAGGTGCCGCTGCTTCTTCATGAAAATCCGAAAACTGTCGCCGTTGTGGGTTTGGGAACAGGGATCACGGCGGGTCATGTGCTCTCTCACCAGAGTGTTGAAAGTGTTGAAATCTTAGAACTTGAGAAGAGTATCGTTGAGGCGAGTCACTATTTTAATCACGTCAACGGCCAACCCTTAGCCGATCCCCGTACAAAGGTGATTTTTGAAGATGGACGCATTTATCTTAAATACACAAATAAAAAATATGACGTCATCACATCTGATCCAATCAGTCCCCTGGTCTCGGGTGCTGGTAATCTTTATTCGCGCGAATATTACATGGAGGCCGCAAAAAAGCTAAACGAAGGTGGAGTTTTCTGTCAATGGATTCAGAACGAGGGGCTTTCAGAGAATTCATATAAAATGGCTTTGAAAGCTATTCAGGAGGCCTTTCCCTATACTTACCTATTTATTTATGGCTATGATTCTGTGGCCGTTGGGTCCAATCACCCCATAAGCCTAAATTGGAACAGGCTTGAGAGAGTTTATCAATCACCAAGCGTTCAAAAAATGCTTGATTCAGAAGGTCTGACTTCAATTTATGATCTTTTTGGATATTTTTATGGTGGCAAAGACCAGATCAAGGCTTTTCTTAAACAGTCGAGTATTCCCAATACTGATGACAACGTAAAGTTAGAGCACAATATCCCTTTTGATTTTTATAGTAAAAATCGAGAGAGTGTTTCACAGTCTTTGATGATTGAGACCTCAGTCGGTCGCTTAGAGGCATTCAAGGAAATGATTCCGGGGGGCGATCCGATTCAATTTCTGGCCCATGTGATCAAATATCCACCCATATTTTTCTCCGAGGTACATGAACCTATTTTTACTGCGCTCAAAGCAAGTGCAGAAAAAATGAAATTGCCGATTGAATCAGCGACGCTCAATCAATGGCAGGCCGTCAGATTAAAAAAAGAGGACATTGCCGTTGAGTATGAAAAACTCAATCGGTCTGTAAAAGAAGCCATGGGGGAGAAGGATAAGAATCGCCTCATGGGCCTCCTTGAGACAGCACTGTCTTTTCGGCACGGAACGGGCTACTACACGGCCGGAATTTTGCTGGGCGAAATATTGATAGAGAAAGCTCAATTTGCAAAAGTGATTGAGGTGTCCCAAAAAATTAAGCTTGATCATCCAGCTTATCCAGAAGCTTATCGGTTAGAGTCTGAGGCCTATATACAGACAAATCAATTGGCACTGGCTAAGGCAACTCTGGCCGAGGGACTTATTTACTCGCCTGACGATCCTGGGCTAAATAATTTGCATAAATCAATTCCAATACAATAG